Part of the Bradyrhizobium sp. AZCC 1721 genome, AAGGTCTCAACGCCATCGCCCAGCGACAACGCGCTCGGCTTGGCGAGGCCGTCGCCTTCGCTCGCGCCAACTCGCCCTATTATCGCGAACTCTATCAGGGTCTACCGGAGCGGATTGAGAGTTCGTCCGTGCTCCCGGTGGCTAATAAGCAAGAGCTAATGCGTCATTTTGACGACTGGGTTACCGACCGCGAGGTTAGTTTCGCGGCAGTGCGAGCGTTCGTCGATAACCCTGAGCTGATCGGGCAACGTCTCCTTGGCAAGTATTCCGTGGCAACCACTTCGGGCAGCACCGGGACACCTGGAATATTTCTGTTGGACACACACAATTGGACGGTCACTCTCGCTTTTTCGCTGCGCATGATGATGGGCTGGCTTAGCGCCAGCGACATGTTTCGTCTCCTCGTCCGCGGCGGCCGCGCGGCGTCGGTCCTGGCGATGGGCGGCCATTACATCGGCGCAACCAGCTTTGCTGCAATCCGCACAAAACGGTCGGCCCGACGATTACGGGCGCTTCCGGCGCAGGCGCCGTTGCGCAATCTGGTCGCCGAACTCAATCGGTACCGCCCGGCTCTGCTCATCGGATACGCCAGCGTCATGGCACTATTGGCCGCCGAGCAGGATGCCGGTCGCCTGCATATTCAGCCGGTGCTGGTTCTTCCGACTTCGGAAGGGCTTTCGCAGGACGGATACGACCGGATCGCAAGGGCATTCCACGCCAAGGTCCGGACCGTTTACGTCGCGACGGAATGCCTGTTCATGGCCATCGGCTGTGAACACGGTTGGTATCATATCAACAGCGATTGGGTGATTCTCGAACCCGT contains:
- a CDS encoding phenylacetate--CoA ligase family protein; the encoded protein is MSESISSVLLDAHCARRQGLNAIAQRQRARLGEAVAFARANSPYYRELYQGLPERIESSSVLPVANKQELMRHFDDWVTDREVSFAAVRAFVDNPELIGQRLLGKYSVATTSGSTGTPGIFLLDTHNWTVTLAFSLRMMMGWLSASDMFRLLVRGGRAASVLAMGGHYIGATSFAAIRTKRSARRLRALPAQAPLRNLVAELNRYRPALLIGYASVMALLAAEQDAGRLHIQPVLVLPTSEGLSQDGYDRIARAFHAKVRTVYVATECLFMAIGCEHGWYHINSDWVILEPVDASYRPVPQGEESHTVLVSNLANRVQPILRYDLGDRILRRPDPCPCGNPLPAIRVRGRTADILTFPAERGEKVAVPPLALEIDHVPGVELFQIVQTAPTQLRVRLHPAADADPNRVWRAVHSELTKLLNEHGLGRVSVELAAEPPVPSSAGKCRTVIPLVSSA